Genomic DNA from Etheostoma cragini isolate CJK2018 chromosome 7, CSU_Ecrag_1.0, whole genome shotgun sequence:
tttttatgttaagAGATACATTTAACCAGTTAACCTTAAATGGAAATCACACCTACAGACAACATGGCGGCATACAGTCAATTTATCCAGCCCAGTATATAATCTGTTTGTGCTGCATCcttgactgtttgtgtgtgtacgtttgtgtgtgcagatatgtgtgtgtatgcatgtttgtatCCCTCACAGTGATTAAAGCAAGTGGGCGGCAGCAGCAACTGGTCTGCCTGTGTGGCTCTGCATAGCAGACATGTTTCTCACTGCTAGATATTACTCATTTCCTCAGCCCTTtgcacacataagcacacacacacacacacacaaacacacactcttgacacacacaaagtcacataCACAACAGATACTGAGACGGATAGCAGGCTCTCAGTTCTTTCCCTCAGTTTGGTGGACTCGCTGGTGTTTTTTCATGCGCACAGAGATCAGAGGCAGTGTGTAGCTGCTGATATCTGCAGGTGTCGTAACTGGtggcagtgctgtggaggagcaGTGTTGCACAGTGAGGAGCTCAGGAGTGGGTTGACCCTCTGGGAGGACTGGAAAATGAATGACTGCCAAGACTGGGACAATGGCTCAGCCTGCACTAAGGTCAGTCTCGCGTCACATCACAGCAACTATTAACTCCATGCAACCGGTCTGCCTGCTCCCACATTCTCTCACTGCTCTTTTGGATTCAATTAGCTGTTGTTTAGTACTTGTCTCTTGCAATTAGCACTACTGGACTATCAGGTGTTGTTTAATTTGATATTAGCAATAAAGACAAAGCTAGAGACTAATATTTtgcagttctgttttttttaggtttgtAGTCATGAGTGTAGAGGAGCGTTAGACAGTTCCCTGAGAAATGCATGTAGAGAAAAGGCGGGATAAGGTGGAGCGGTGCAAATACATATGTCAAATTTAACAATTAATTTAGAGCAGGTTGAAGAATGTaagcattttacattttaatacaaaaacataaaaactaactgtttaaaatggttttcattttttaatcagttttaaGCAAAAGAAAATTGTAAATTACTTGCAAGCATGTAATGTGCTTGCATAGCAAGCAAAAAGTATTATAATGGTAGGAATGTGTTATATAATTATATCTGTGATCTGTcggtttttatatatttaaatgcaaCCAGCACAGTAGCTCCAGCTAAACTCCAGTTCTGTGTGCAATGTCTGCACAGTGTAGGAGTATTCTGTTAGAATCCATTTCTCTGCAAACACCTCCACAAGCAcaatcatgttttgttttcttgtacttTTTTGGCAAGTTTATATTGGGTCTACTGTGAAACCTTATTTCATAAGGGCTGTCGAAATGACATGGGTGTCAGAGTCATTTGAGGACAAATATTGAAACTACTGTAAGAAATCTGGATTCTGGACAAGTTATTGTGCAgcgaaaggtaaaaaaaagaagtgagaaGTTAGACAAATTCAGACCTTTTGAATACTGTGTGTAACTAATTGTGTTTTGAGATAGCTTTTTCCTGTGGAATTTGAGTTAATGTtgatgcttcttttcttttttattacttggCAAAAGTTTCTAGAgtttatttgtaataattaaaaaatgtatttatttttatcaatacaTTGCGTAACTATGCAAATGTTAATGCTGTGTTACTTTTCGGATATAAACTGCTTGTCACATTTAATAAATTGATGAAAAACTGATAATTCTAGAAAAAACAgtgatatataatatacatgaaAATGTGGGTTAGGACAGGAATCATTACCAAATGTTGCTGCAGTCCAAAGCCATTTCATCCGAAGAATAGTCATTTTTATGAACCCAAGAGGTCAATGTGCGTTTATGGCCCACAGAAAGTCATACTGTCTTTCAAAAATATGTTGCGTAAATTGGACTTGGACAAGATTTTACATCATAACAGCAACATGTGTGTTGACCTAATAGTCCATCATAACCATTTCCCACATTCTATTCCATCGCACCCGTCCTGGCATTGTCTGGGACAATAAATCCCTCTCCTCTCACCACAcaattttcagtatttttttttcactcagaTGCACAAACAGCTTGCTCTTCTCTAACACTTATTCTGTTTTTGGACCAAGTCACTTGATGAGCAACAGTTTACCCGCCTCTCCATGGAGGATCCCCATCTAACCTCTCTAACCGAgtggatgtgtgagtgtgtgtgtgtgtgtgtgtgtgtgtgtgtatgtgtgtgtgtgtgtaagtgtggaCACAGTTGCCATGGTGACAGTGTGGCGGATGGGGAGACGGCAGGGAGTTGGTAGGCTGTTGAGACAGACTTGCGGGTGAGTGCGGGGCTGAGAGGCAGCATGGTGCAGTGGTGTTGTGGCGGCGGTGGGTGCAGCTATGGTGGTAGTGGAAGTGGTGGTGAGGAGGAGGGAACAGCTGGGCTGGCAGAGCGGTAACCATCACTTCAAAAGAGCTCATTTAAAACGTTTGGAGGAGAATTTGTAGAGCTCCCCCGCACTTCTCACTGAATGAAACAAGACTGCAAAATCTCTGACACATTTGAggactcaaacacaaacacacacgcacacaaagacctaaacaaataaacacattcacacatttcttccagaaagaaaacacacacacacacacacacacacacattcactcacattTCCCCACACCCCTGCTGTGATATGAAAAGACACATATCCTGTATCCACAACAACTGGTGGTAATATcaacagtgtttctgtcagCTTTTGGGTGGGTGGCGACCAGCTTTGCCTATCACTGGGGGAGTTAGTACAGGCGCCTAAGggagtatttgtgtgtctgttgctgtctgtgtgtgtctgaaagaGAAGGAACGGGGAGGGGGTTCTCGTAGTAAGCTCATATAGAATACAGAGAACACCCGGGGGTGTCGTGGGGGTGGTTCATGAAAgttgtacaaaaacacatctacaTATTCCAATCATCCCCTCAGAGTCAGAGATGAAAACTCTCCTGCTGTGAGCGATGCACACATACTGCACTGCCTCTGAACTTCATTGgctacaaaatgtatttttagtcCACATGTGGGAGTAATGTGTTTGAATGAAACAAGTTAGTTGGGTAGTTTCAGTCCCACCGCAGCATGCATAGGTAATGACTAATTAGCGACAGCTATCAGAAAGCCAAGAGTTTCTAACCCTTTGAAAATAGTGTATATGCGAGTTACTGGCTGATTCCTCGCCATCTGTCTGATGAAGCTGAATGATTGTTTGCATGTATAGCTGAACAGACCAACAGCTAAGTCTTAACAACAACTGAACAGTCATGTTCATACTAAATCATTCTTTCTTCTATCTCTGttctttccctcctttttgCCTACCCTATCTCTTCTCTCCAGGTGAGCGGCGCTCCAGTACAAAACAATCAACAGTGATCTGACAGGGATGCTGTGTCGCAGCCTTCCCCTCTGTCTGCGCCCCTCTTTCTCCCGTGAGGCCCATGTGACCTAGcctacacccacacacaggggGCCCCCAGTGCCGCTGGAGCCCACCCATGAATCCCAGCCCCGATCGCGGCAAAGAGTGCCTCCCTCCCAAGAAAAGGGAGTCTCGGCAAGGCTCATCAGAGCACCACAACCCCCTGGACGAGTTTAAACCCCCGGTGCCACTCCGGAGTCGGTCCAGtgcagggggaggggagggaggcagagaggctAGTGACAGGGACCGTGCTCTGATTAACCCAAATCCCCATCTCCTACATACTCCTCCACCCCTTCCTGCTCCAACACCAGGCCTACCACTGCCCCTACCATGGCACCTGAGCtactctccctctgtctctctcccccttttcccAGGGCAGGTCAGCGAGAGGATGGGCTCTGGGTCCCCCGGCTGGAGAGATGATTCTCTCCCCTCGCCTCTGTCCCACCAGTCCAGGTGGCTTAGAGGGGATGGGCCCCTCTCCTTGCCACCTtccccatcctcctcctccgcttCTTCCTTCAAGACTCCCTTCCCAGCCGATTCTAGGGAGATATGGTCCTACATTAACAGTGGCCGGCGGGACAAcagctcctctctcttctccccatCATATTTGTTTAGCCACCACTCTCTCTACCCTCAACAGCCAAGCTTTGTTGAAGCCAGACACAGATATTTGGGTAAGAGACTCAACGGCCTGGACGGGCCAGGCAGCAGGACTGCCTCAACCTCCAGGCCTCTGCTTGCAGGAGAATATGGGAATGATAGCAGCAGAACCCGGCTGGACATCAGTCCACACAGCTCCCATACCAACGGTGGACGGAGACAGCAGGAGGATCTAACATCCCGTGTCCATTCTGGAGGGCCATTTTTGTCAGACTCTCAAGCTCAGGAGGGCCTTGAGCCACATTCCTCACTGCAGGACAGACATCCACATGGAATGGTTAAGACCAGCCTACTCTCCACCAGTCCCCACCCCCTCGGACCAGTCCCCAGGGCAGGTAGAGGGGGACTTTTGGACCCCCAAGGGGTCACACCAGCTGAAGCCCAGATCTACTACTCCTTGGGATCAGTGTGCCACCCCAGCCCTCAGGTCCAAGCATACCCACTCTACAGCCCCTCAGGAACAGCGCTGTACAACCTGCACAGGGAGCCAGGACCCAGGCAGCACAATCAAAGGAGCTCACCCCTGGGTCTGCCTAACAGCCATGACAGGTCACAAAGAGACCGGGACAGAGaccaagagagagacagagaaaatctACTACAAAGGGACAGGGAGCAAGGtaaagacaaagagaagcacCTACAACGTGACAAAGACCAAGAAAGAGACAGTGAGCGCGAGAGACGAcgggacagagaaagacacagagggagagagttaTCTCCTTCGCATCTTCACACCTCAGCCCCGGCCCTTTACTCATCTCCCCCTGCGCTCCTACCTCACTTCACCAAGGGTTCTCTGATTGAGTTGGCCAGTGGGCGGTTGAAGAGGGTGGAGGAGCTGCGGACCGAGGACTTCCTGAGGAGCGCAGATACCTCCCCAGAGTTCCACCTTAGCACTTGCACAGTGCTGCTGATTTCCCCCAGCAGTGCACAGGGCTTCAGCCACCTGCAGGTCCACCTCACAGACCGCAACACCCAGGTCAGCTTTCTCTTTAGATATATGCTTGGGCTCACATGCAGATATTACTGCATATTCCAGTATAATTGAATGAACAACTGCATGACAAGATGAGTGTTAATGCAAATCAGTCACAGTTtaggttttctgtgttttcaggtaaaaacatcagtttaattACTTACACGTGTTTTTCAGGCACACCAAAGTCAGATTGTGGTGATATAAAGTGACGGAAGACACCTCTTGGTTGAGTATATACAgtaacaatgttgtttttttgtgtaggAATTACTGAAGGTCTTGGTGGAGTATCCGTTCTTTGTGCAGGACCGAGGCTGGTCTTCTTGCTGCCCTGAGAGAACCACACAGCTGTATGGCCTGCCCTGCCGCCAGCTCATGGAGGGGGATGTCTGCTTGGCTCTGACCCCCACTCCCACCCAAACCCACCGGACACACACGCGTACTGGCTCCAGGGCCCATCGCTCGCAACTCTCCTCCAGGGCTGCAGGAGAACCCAGTAGCTCGCACAGGGAGGAGATGccgcctccccctcctcccccccctctTCCTCACCATCCACCTCCTACTCTACCGGCCCCTTTACGTGCTCTGGCTACAGAGCCTCCCGCTCAGGAGCAGCCGCGTCTACGCAAACGGCGTTGGTCTGCCCCAGATACCCTTCCCTCAACGGGAACTGTTGAAAGCCTCCTGGATTTACCTCATGGCTCCAAGCTAATGAAGTGGCAGTAGAAACTTGgaaatgcatatatatatatatatatatatacatgcataattacacacacacacgcacacacatacacaagcacatacacaccctCCTTGTCTCTGTTGCACCCACCAAGACAAACACTGGAGAGACCTTAAGGTAGGGTTGCAGGgaaggaataaaaacaacagaaaacgcAATTTACAGGTGTTCACATTGTTGCCCAAGATATTAATCTAGTCCAACCTAGTCTGGCCCTTGATGCACCCTTtattcctttcctttcctttcctttcctttcctctcctttcctttcctttcccttcccttcccttcccttcccttccctcaACCTTACTCAGCACAATCCTAAAAGGAGCAGCATCTGAAGGATCTCTGGATGACTCCTTACAGACACACTCAAGACATTTAGTGAGACAATCAAGCACTTGTCTGTGTTCACTCTGTTTTTGTAATGGTTGTCCCAAGCACCTACTTACTGACAGTGTTTTCTGCAGGGTTTTCGATTTTCAATCAGTATTATGAAAGTAAACGCTATTGAAGAAGTGCAGATATATATGAACAAAAGTTGActataaatattacattacagaTGTTATATTCAGTAAATATGCTAAACAGATTTAATGCAATCTCTCTGTCAATTTCGCaatgcattttagttttttttaattgtcttgCTTCTGAGCCGATGTCTACATGTCGGCCTGGGCAGGCAAGGTGAATGTATGAGCAACTCTTCGCCTTTTTTATTCTCATCACTGGGAGTCCTTTCAAACAATTGATTGTTCGTCAAGGCATTACCCTCCAATATGTTCTTAACATTATCTCTGAGAAAGGGAGAACACTAATGAAAACTGCGTAACAGACAATCCCACCCACACAGACAGGTCTGTGCCACCTCGCCTCGACACTCatagtgtttttccattaaaaactGAATGATGGAAAGATTCAAAAGTGCAGTATGGCATAAGAGATATGGTGCTAACAACACGTTGGAACATGATGCTTTGTGAATACCCTCCACCCCTATGTACGCTTCTGTTCCCATCTCATTTTTTACGTACTGTATTTGTTTGAAGGCAGGGAAAATGATGAAAGTATTTTAAACTCAGATACGGGTATCTCCTCTGATTCAGCACACTCTCtcactttagttttttgtgtttgttttattgtttttttaaatgttattttcaaacagaatccttacctttttttctttttaaatgtcatagctacaaaaatgtatatttttaaaaattgtgaATCTGTTATATGATGTTCGCtagaaataaaggaaaaaaagctttatagATTTAATTAAAGGTGTGAATTTATTCCCCGCGTGTGTTGTAAAGTGCGATACACATACATTATCATTTAATACAGATTGAGTAGGATGTTAACAAAAAAGTACTGGCacatgttttatattaataGTGTGTTGGCAACATTTTTGATTGCGTTAATCAAGAGGTTTGCTTTGACAAGCTGATTACTCCTACCAGTGAAGCTACATGTTGGacagaattttaaaaaatcaatatatttCCACACAATGAAACACCTCCATTCCTCCACCTTCATCATATATACATGTTCACACTGAATAACCTCTGTATTGTTTGCTCTGCTCTGGATTTCTTTCATGATGATGACAGGGAAGCAATAAAGCAGTAAGCCACTTGTATATTGTTCATAGCTACCCTTGTGCAGGGTAACATTCCCTGTCCTCCTAcatcttctcttcttctgtgttggAGGTGAGAATTGGCCGCTTCTCCCGAATCTCTTCCAAGTTGAACCTCTGCATCAGTTCCACTGCAAACAAGGGCACCACCTGGCCAACAGTGTAGTACAGTCAGTATGATTACGAGGACCTCTACTGGTGCATGAAAAGACTACGGCTACGCTCCCACTGACAGGAAGCATTCATACAGGAATTTTAAGGTTCTGCCTGGATTGTTTGGACATCCAAGAGTCGACATACCTTttaacatgtcataaaaaaatcacacaggCCCAAAGTTGTTTAGCATTTGAGAAAATGCACAAGGTGCATCAAACCCTTGACAGCAAATTAAACTGACAACCTGTCCCTCGCTTTATACTGtagaaatgttaaaacaaaagatacaaaatgaAATGCCGGTATGAGAGAGAATGAAGGGAGAACTTTTCGGTTAATATGAATCTACATAAAACACGCACACTGTTATGTTCGGGCGCTAAGTCCACAAAACTGTAATTATAATTTCACAAAGGAAACTGTACCCCATGGAGAGactcatgtttaaaaaaaatgtaatttacacatttttatctcaGTAGGATTCTCAACAATTTTAATGGGATGAGCATTCTGTTCTGAGATAAACgtgtaaataattgtttttaaatatgacaTCTTCTATAAGCCAAAGAAGATGacgtaaaaaagaaagaaaaaatgtgatcaGTTATGTGCTCCATTTCCACCCACCTGCGCCATGATCAGCTTCCTGGTTTTAGGTACGTTGGGGTCTGGATACTCCTCTCCGAAGCAGAGCTCAATCTCATATGAAGGTGTGTGTCCCTTCCCCTGCAAACAGCTCTGAagctctgtacacacacattttatattggAATATTTGGATTTGATCACACAGACATATTGCCTCTTTGCATAGAACAATACTGAGAGTAATGAAGTATCCCAAACAATCAGTCTCTCTTTGAATAAATCCCGTTATGTTCCAGTTAGTTTTAtatgactatatatatatatgtatatgtatatatatatatat
This window encodes:
- the zmp:0000000926 gene encoding ataxin-1-like — encoded protein: MNPSPDRGKECLPPKKRESRQGSSEHHNPLDEFKPPVPLRSRSSAGGGEGGREASDRDRALINPNPHLLHTPPPLPAPTPGLPLPLPWHLSYSPSVSLPLFPGQVSERMGSGSPGWRDDSLPSPLSHQSRWLRGDGPLSLPPSPSSSSASSFKTPFPADSREIWSYINSGRRDNSSSLFSPSYLFSHHSLYPQQPSFVEARHRYLGKRLNGLDGPGSRTASTSRPLLAGEYGNDSSRTRLDISPHSSHTNGGRRQQEDLTSRVHSGGPFLSDSQAQEGLEPHSSLQDRHPHGMVKTSLLSTSPHPLGPVPRAGRGGLLDPQGVTPAEAQIYYSLGSVCHPSPQVQAYPLYSPSGTALYNLHREPGPRQHNQRSSPLGLPNSHDRSQRDRDRDQERDRENLLQRDREQGKDKEKHLQRDKDQERDSERERRRDRERHRGRELSPSHLHTSAPALYSSPPALLPHFTKGSLIELASGRLKRVEELRTEDFLRSADTSPEFHLSTCTVLLISPSSAQGFSHLQVHLTDRNTQELLKVLVEYPFFVQDRGWSSCCPERTTQLYGLPCRQLMEGDVCLALTPTPTQTHRTHTRTGSRAHRSQLSSRAAGEPSSSHREEMPPPPPPPPLPHHPPPTLPAPLRALATEPPAQEQPRLRKRRWSAPDTLPSTGTVESLLDLPHGSKLMKWQ